From the genome of Spirochaeta lutea:
CATTCCTCCTGGTCCTACTCAAATTCTTTACCGGAAAACTAACTAACATACCGGAGAGATTGCGTATTTTGCTTCATTTCCAGCCAATATTGTTTTACAATGGGTTATCTCGCCGCCCCAGTGCCCAGAAGGTTGGTACCAGCTTATGGGGAAAACGAGGGAGAGAAGATGTTATGTTGACCCCTTCGGGGCCAGAGGAAAGAATGAAAATATTAACCTGGAACTGTAATGGGGCTTTCAGAAAAAAAATTAGGAATATTGATGTAAGTAAAATCGATATCCTGATAATACAGGAATGTGAAAACCCAGATATGGTTAAATTTGAAGACGATTTTTATAATGCATTTGAACATCGATTATGGGTTGGTGATACAAAAAATAAAGGCCTAGGTGTTTATTCAAGAAACAGAATTAAAAAAATTGATATTGACAATAAACATCATGGAAGAAAATTAAAGCATTTTATTGCATTCGCAGATCACAACGAACAAAAATATTTAGCAGCCTGGACTCACAAAAATGATTGCGCAGCATTTCAGTATATTGGTCAGCTATATCTATTGATGGAAAAGAATCAAGAATTTATAAAAAATTCAATAATTTTAGGAGATTTGAATTCAAATACCATTTGGGATGAATGGGATAGATGGTGGAATCATTCTGATATTGTAAAAATATTGACTGTATACGGAATTAAAAGTGTTTATCATGTGATGAATA
Proteins encoded in this window:
- a CDS encoding endonuclease/exonuclease/phosphatase family protein, which encodes MKILTWNCNGAFRKKIRNIDVSKIDILIIQECENPDMVKFEDDFYNAFEHRLWVGDTKNKGLGVYSRNRIKKIDIDNKHHGRKLKHFIAFADHNEQKYLAAWTHKNDCAAFQYIGQLYLLMEKNQEFIKNSIILGDLNSNTIWDEWDRWWNHSDIVKILTVYGIKSVYHVMNNEEQGKESQPTFFHRKDLLKSYHIDYIFSPQKLIENTRDFKIIKEDNLTEMSDHLALEWEYNELEET